The Halobellus sp. MBLA0158 genome has a window encoding:
- a CDS encoding DUF7533 family protein has translation MRLGIFGTLQLAATLIFAAPVAVFGLSRLAAGETLLGTGAVVVAVGMVVLPQYLTTPSDLPGEAAERVVGAVVKEPEDDEN, from the coding sequence ATGCGACTCGGAATCTTCGGGACGCTCCAGCTGGCGGCCACGCTGATCTTCGCCGCGCCCGTCGCCGTCTTCGGCCTCTCCCGGCTCGCGGCCGGCGAGACGCTCCTCGGCACCGGCGCCGTCGTCGTCGCCGTCGGGATGGTCGTCCTCCCGCAGTACCTCACGACGCCGAGCGACCTCCCCGGCGAAGCGGCCGAGCGAGTCGTCGGCGCGGTCGTCAAAGAGCCCGAGGACGACGAGAACTGA
- a CDS encoding signal peptidase I has product MKVSKVLEYAVLLLLFAAVGAMLFGQAAGQPVLLGYVETGSMAPTMNPGDGFVAVPMAVAGPIESGDVVTFQAEELHGGGLTTHRIVRETEEGYITKGDANPFTDQSGAEPPVSRDQIVAKALQVNGQAVVLRNLGVAVVTVQEFATGAMAATGIGALLGGGGSAQSLVWVGVAIIAVGFVVDAVTSDRSTGGRNRRRGNYIKTSTFLLVLVLIVTAPATASMVLPSGTTSFDIVSSESPNDDPLVLPVGGQNSVEYTVTNDGYVPVLTVLEPQSDGVRVSRSAFVVNGRSEQTTQLLILAPEETGAYTRSISQWRYLPILPRSLLLSLHAVHPLAAVAAIDLVLTLGTVASGLIAVGIGPIRMRSEKRNVTFVQQLKRRFL; this is encoded by the coding sequence GTGAAGGTCTCGAAAGTCCTGGAGTACGCGGTCTTGCTGCTGCTCTTTGCGGCCGTCGGCGCGATGCTGTTCGGCCAGGCGGCCGGCCAGCCCGTGCTCTTGGGCTACGTCGAGACCGGCAGTATGGCGCCCACGATGAACCCCGGCGACGGCTTCGTCGCGGTCCCGATGGCGGTCGCGGGGCCGATCGAATCCGGCGACGTGGTCACGTTCCAGGCCGAGGAACTCCACGGCGGCGGGCTCACGACCCACCGGATCGTCAGGGAGACGGAGGAGGGCTACATCACCAAGGGCGACGCCAACCCCTTCACCGACCAGTCCGGGGCCGAACCGCCCGTCTCGCGGGACCAGATCGTCGCGAAGGCGCTCCAGGTCAACGGTCAGGCGGTCGTGCTCCGAAACCTCGGCGTCGCCGTCGTCACCGTCCAGGAGTTCGCCACCGGGGCGATGGCGGCGACCGGGATCGGGGCGCTCTTGGGCGGGGGCGGGTCGGCGCAGTCGCTCGTGTGGGTCGGCGTCGCCATCATCGCCGTCGGCTTCGTCGTCGACGCGGTGACGAGCGACCGGTCGACCGGCGGGCGGAACAGGCGCCGCGGGAACTACATCAAGACCTCGACGTTCCTGCTCGTGCTCGTCCTCATCGTCACGGCGCCGGCGACCGCCAGTATGGTGTTGCCCTCGGGGACGACCTCCTTCGACATCGTCAGTTCGGAGTCGCCGAACGACGACCCGCTCGTGCTCCCCGTCGGGGGACAAAACTCCGTGGAGTACACCGTCACCAACGACGGCTACGTGCCCGTCCTCACGGTGCTCGAACCGCAGAGCGACGGCGTCAGGGTCTCGCGGTCGGCATTCGTCGTGAACGGGCGCTCCGAGCAGACGACGCAGCTGCTGATTTTGGCGCCCGAGGAGACGGGCGCGTACACGCGGAGCATCTCACAGTGGCGGTACCTGCCGATCCTCCCGCGGTCGCTGCTGCTCTCGCTGCACGCCGTGCATCCGCTCGCCGCCGTCGCCGCGATCGACCTCGTCCTGACGCTGGGCACGGTCGCGAGCGGGCTCATCGCGGTCGGCATCGGCCCGATCCGGATGCGCTCCGAAAAGCGGAACGTCACGTTCGTCCAGCAGCTCAAGCGGCGGTTCCTCTGA
- a CDS encoding response regulator, translated as MADRPNVLIVDDERDLADLYAAWLADDYAVETAYDGETAIERVDESVDVVLLDRRMPGMSGDEVLQKVRAEFPECAIAMITAVDPDFDILEMGFDAYITKPVEESQLGDVIDRLLRRSEYTETLREFFMRLSQREALLAELPKSELESDERFQSLEAEIQELRAESESHMEELSGDDFEALFYRLDA; from the coding sequence ATGGCCGACCGTCCGAACGTTCTGATCGTCGACGACGAGCGCGACCTGGCCGACCTGTACGCGGCGTGGCTCGCGGACGACTACGCCGTCGAGACGGCCTACGACGGCGAGACCGCAATCGAACGGGTGGACGAGTCAGTCGACGTGGTGCTCTTGGACCGTCGGATGCCGGGGATGTCGGGCGACGAGGTGCTCCAGAAGGTCCGCGCGGAGTTCCCGGAGTGCGCCATCGCGATGATCACGGCCGTCGATCCCGACTTCGACATCCTGGAGATGGGCTTCGACGCCTACATCACAAAGCCCGTCGAGGAGAGCCAACTCGGGGACGTCATCGACCGACTGCTTCGCCGGTCGGAGTATACGGAAACCCTCCGGGAGTTCTTTATGCGCCTCTCACAGCGGGAGGCGCTGCTCGCCGAACTACCGAAGTCGGAGCTGGAGTCCGACGAGCGGTTCCAGAGCCTGGAGGCCGAAATCCAAGAGCTCAGAGCGGAGTCGGAGTCGCATATGGAAGAGCTGAGCGGCGACGACTTCGAGGCGCTCTTCTACCGGCTGGACGCGTGA
- a CDS encoding ketopantoate reductase family protein, with the protein MEIVVFGAGSIGSLLGGLLACVPDHDVTLVGREAHVDAVRQEGLRITGREAFTVRPDATTDGTGLAADLALVTVKAFDTESAARELRTGDFRAVCSLQNGMGNEDVLAGALDCPVLGGTTSYGAVREAPGEVTWNGAGDLVVGPWEPRDCDGVAGEVAEAFRAAEIDAERVDADGIRKRLWEKLAVNAAINPTTALARAENGALAAPPAADLVAPIAREVAATAQAVGVDLGEAETIEAVEAVVDATAENESSMCHDVRRGRRTEIDVINGYVVERAREAGIDVPTNRTLWTLIRAWEAGRGHGESSDDGDGDGDGDDDGDSDGA; encoded by the coding sequence ATGGAGATCGTCGTCTTCGGCGCGGGGAGCATCGGGAGCCTCCTCGGCGGCCTGCTGGCGTGCGTTCCCGACCACGACGTCACCCTCGTCGGCCGGGAGGCCCACGTCGACGCGGTCCGGCAGGAGGGCCTCCGGATCACCGGTCGCGAGGCGTTCACGGTCCGGCCGGACGCGACGACAGACGGGACCGGCCTCGCGGCGGACCTCGCGCTCGTGACGGTGAAGGCCTTCGACACCGAGAGCGCGGCCCGCGAGCTCCGGACCGGCGACTTCCGGGCAGTCTGCTCGCTCCAGAACGGGATGGGAAACGAGGACGTGCTCGCAGGCGCCCTCGACTGCCCGGTCCTCGGGGGGACGACGAGCTACGGCGCGGTCCGGGAGGCGCCCGGCGAGGTGACGTGGAACGGCGCGGGCGACCTCGTCGTCGGCCCCTGGGAGCCACGCGACTGCGACGGCGTCGCCGGCGAGGTCGCCGAGGCCTTCCGCGCCGCGGAGATCGACGCCGAGCGGGTCGACGCCGACGGCATCCGGAAGCGGCTCTGGGAGAAGCTCGCGGTCAACGCCGCGATCAACCCCACGACCGCGCTCGCTCGCGCCGAGAACGGCGCGCTCGCCGCCCCGCCAGCGGCCGACCTCGTGGCGCCGATCGCCCGCGAGGTCGCCGCGACGGCTCAGGCGGTCGGCGTCGACCTCGGCGAGGCGGAGACGATCGAGGCGGTCGAGGCGGTCGTCGACGCGACCGCGGAAAACGAGTCGTCGATGTGCCACGACGTCCGGCGTGGCCGGCGGACCGAGATCGACGTAATCAACGGGTACGTGGTCGAGCGGGCGCGTGAGGCCGGGATCGACGTCCCCACGAACCGGACGCTGTGGACGCTGATCCGGGCGTGGGAGGCGGGACGGGGACACGGGGAGAGCTCCGACGACGGCGACGGCGACGGTGACGGTGACGACGACGGAGACAGCGACGGAGCGTAG
- a CDS encoding M24 family metallopeptidase produces MPGDDLPERPRIDDGFVEDLLAEPDERGGSDDPVGFVAVGDGADPDLGYLTGFDGPEREYAFVRVADERVLCAPQGYTERARRQFDGRVATESLRAPPGERAAAVLDDALGTRSDADATVLTPATIPHDAAVYLERAGYEPRSTNAVRAARATKAESECGAIRAVQRAGIGAVRHAESILAAADVADGGLRWRDEPLTAERLRREIDADLARRGVRSAGNTVVSAGATTPDGEAADPESAIRRAEPIRIEVAPRGPHGYHGACARTLAVDSDGGWERRAYVAVEAALDAALGEIEPGVDAATVAREADAEVAAFGFDPGGKSARGPLATVHGIGLSARERPFASGAELRPGTVLAVAPSVVDPDEGCVRLGAAVVVTEDGYEKVGDGEPSFAPRRDE; encoded by the coding sequence GTGCCCGGAGACGACCTCCCCGAGCGGCCCCGGATCGACGACGGCTTCGTGGAGGATCTGCTGGCCGAGCCGGACGAGCGCGGCGGCAGCGACGACCCCGTCGGCTTCGTCGCGGTCGGCGACGGAGCCGACCCCGATCTCGGATATCTGACGGGGTTCGACGGCCCCGAGCGCGAGTACGCGTTCGTCCGCGTCGCCGACGAGCGGGTGCTGTGTGCGCCCCAGGGGTACACGGAGCGCGCCCGCCGACAGTTCGACGGGCGCGTCGCGACCGAGAGTCTCAGAGCCCCGCCCGGCGAGCGCGCCGCGGCCGTCCTCGACGACGCGCTCGGCACGCGTTCGGACGCGGACGCGACCGTCCTCACGCCGGCGACGATTCCCCACGATGCCGCCGTCTACCTCGAACGCGCGGGCTACGAACCCCGCTCGACGAACGCCGTCCGAGCGGCGCGAGCGACGAAGGCCGAGAGCGAATGCGGCGCGATCCGCGCCGTCCAGCGGGCGGGAATCGGGGCCGTTCGACACGCGGAGTCGATTCTGGCGGCGGCCGACGTCGCGGACGGCGGGCTCCGCTGGCGGGACGAACCGCTCACCGCCGAGCGGCTCCGGCGGGAGATCGACGCCGACCTCGCGCGGCGAGGGGTCCGGAGCGCCGGCAACACGGTCGTCTCGGCGGGCGCGACGACGCCCGACGGCGAGGCGGCGGACCCGGAGAGCGCGATCCGGCGGGCCGAACCGATCCGGATCGAGGTCGCCCCGCGCGGGCCGCACGGCTACCACGGCGCCTGTGCGCGGACGCTCGCCGTCGACAGCGACGGCGGCTGGGAGCGGCGGGCCTACGTCGCGGTCGAGGCCGCGCTCGACGCCGCGCTCGGCGAGATCGAACCCGGCGTCGACGCCGCGACCGTGGCCCGCGAGGCCGACGCCGAGGTGGCCGCGTTCGGGTTCGATCCGGGCGGGAAGTCGGCGCGCGGGCCGCTCGCGACGGTCCACGGAATCGGGCTCTCGGCGCGGGAGCGGCCGTTCGCGAGCGGTGCGGAGCTACGGCCGGGAACGGTGCTGGCGGTGGCGCCGAGCGTCGTCGATCCCGACGAGGGCTGTGTCAGACTGGGAGCGGCGGTCGTCGTCACGGAAGACGGATACGAGAAAGTGGGCGACGGCGAGCCGTCGTTCGCGCCTCGGCGCGACGAGTAA
- the panB gene encoding 3-methyl-2-oxobutanoate hydroxymethyltransferase: MVTVADLREQDEPITMLTAYDAPTAELVDEAGIDSVLVGDSLGNAMLGYDSTIPVTMDDVARATAAVARAVDEALVISDLPFLSYGVDPAESVANAGRLLKEAGAQAVKIESGPHTVELTERLTQVGIPVMAHLGLTPQHVHGIGGYARQGTTEEQAAEILDLAEAHQEAGAFGLVMEHVPREVGAAVTEALEIPVIGIGAGPDTDGQVLVVNDAVGLSPSVPSFARAFGDVRGEMRDAIEAYRDAVVEGTFPDDDHSHSEGLDL; encoded by the coding sequence ATGGTCACAGTCGCGGACCTCCGGGAACAGGACGAGCCGATCACGATGCTCACGGCCTACGACGCCCCGACGGCAGAGCTCGTCGACGAGGCGGGGATCGACAGCGTGCTCGTCGGCGACAGCCTGGGGAACGCGATGCTCGGCTACGACTCGACGATCCCGGTGACGATGGACGACGTCGCGCGGGCGACCGCGGCCGTGGCCCGCGCCGTCGACGAGGCGCTCGTCATCTCGGATCTGCCGTTCCTCTCCTACGGCGTCGATCCCGCCGAGAGCGTCGCGAACGCCGGCCGGCTCCTGAAGGAGGCGGGCGCGCAGGCGGTCAAGATCGAGTCCGGGCCGCACACCGTCGAGCTGACAGAGCGGCTGACCCAGGTGGGGATTCCCGTGATGGCCCATCTCGGGCTGACCCCCCAGCACGTCCACGGCATCGGCGGGTACGCCCGCCAGGGAACCACCGAGGAGCAGGCCGCCGAGATTCTGGACCTCGCGGAGGCCCACCAGGAGGCGGGCGCCTTCGGGCTCGTGATGGAGCACGTGCCCCGCGAGGTCGGAGCCGCGGTGACGGAGGCCCTGGAGATTCCCGTCATCGGGATCGGCGCCGGCCCCGACACCGACGGGCAGGTACTCGTCGTCAACGACGCCGTGGGGCTCTCGCCGTCGGTGCCGTCGTTCGCGAGAGCCTTCGGCGACGTGCGCGGCGAGATGCGCGACGCGATCGAGGCGTACCGGGACGCGGTCGTAGAGGGGACGTTCCCCGACGACGACCACAGCCACAGCGAGGGCCTCGATCTCTGA
- a CDS encoding NAD+ synthase: MTTDQVVLEADAPLDLRLSESELEATADHLASFIADTVEAAGAEGAVLGLSGGIDSTTVAYLAAEALGPENVHGLVMPSVANTEDNMSDAEWVAQELGLEYDVVEIQPIAETFFDAFPEAADDRTAAGNVYVRTRAVLNYFVANHEGKVVLGTGNRSEALTGYFTKYGDQAVDCNPIGNLYKQQVRQLAAHLGAPERLVTKTPSAEMWTGQTDEEEMGLDYDTLDAVLALHVDGPLSVAATVRQLDVTEDQIERVVELYEGSAHKRSMPPAPEPLHR, translated from the coding sequence ATGACTACGGACCAAGTGGTCCTCGAAGCAGACGCACCGCTCGACCTCCGCCTCTCGGAGTCGGAACTCGAAGCGACCGCCGACCACCTCGCCTCGTTCATCGCAGACACCGTCGAGGCCGCCGGCGCCGAAGGGGCCGTCCTCGGTCTCTCGGGCGGCATCGACAGCACCACCGTCGCATACCTGGCGGCCGAGGCGCTCGGCCCGGAGAACGTCCACGGGCTCGTGATGCCGAGCGTCGCGAACACCGAGGACAACATGAGCGACGCCGAGTGGGTCGCCCAGGAGCTGGGGCTGGAGTACGACGTCGTCGAGATCCAGCCCATCGCCGAGACGTTCTTCGACGCGTTCCCGGAGGCCGCGGACGACCGGACCGCCGCGGGGAACGTCTACGTCCGCACCCGCGCCGTGCTGAACTACTTCGTCGCCAACCACGAGGGCAAGGTCGTCCTCGGGACGGGCAACCGCTCGGAGGCGCTGACGGGCTACTTCACGAAGTACGGCGACCAGGCGGTCGACTGCAACCCGATCGGGAACCTCTACAAACAGCAGGTCCGCCAGCTCGCGGCCCACCTGGGCGCGCCCGAGCGCCTGGTGACGAAGACGCCCTCCGCGGAGATGTGGACCGGCCAGACCGACGAGGAGGAGATGGGCCTCGACTACGACACCCTCGACGCCGTCCTCGCGCTCCACGTCGACGGCCCGCTCTCCGTGGCCGCGACGGTCCGGCAGCTGGACGTCACCGAAGACCAGATTGAGCGCGTCGTCGAACTCTACGAGGGGAGCGCCCACAAGCGGTCGATGCCGCCCGCGCCGGAGCCGCTGCACCGCTGA
- a CDS encoding DUF7504 family protein: MRDDEDESHAVDDDRSSSLSDLADRLDDDPEVDTDRGRDDADEGTKPTLSDLADSISRRRGAGADVDDADLAEWDFVSGDAADGEPLDPKTEAVLELTGEAANVLLSGPGDVPAEESLCSRLMSSSDDGPVNLLVIAITETPSERLSVLENYLSGPVGETAVVDVRNYNREVNYEQYDGPVDIRTVSSPQDLRRIGIVTSKLLSNWEEAPGETRLCFHSLSDLLRLNDDRQRVFRFLHVLRGRVRAAGARAHFHLDPTRHDDPDVGTFESLFDTVLQFDEDGSVSLL, translated from the coding sequence ATGCGAGACGACGAGGACGAGTCCCACGCGGTCGACGACGACCGCTCCTCGTCGCTTTCGGACCTCGCCGATCGGCTCGACGACGACCCCGAGGTCGACACGGACAGGGGCAGGGACGACGCCGACGAGGGCACCAAGCCGACGCTCTCGGACCTGGCCGACTCGATCAGCCGACGGCGCGGGGCCGGCGCCGACGTCGACGACGCGGACCTCGCGGAGTGGGACTTCGTCTCCGGCGACGCGGCGGACGGCGAGCCGCTGGACCCCAAGACCGAAGCCGTCCTGGAGCTGACCGGCGAAGCCGCGAACGTCCTCCTCAGCGGTCCCGGAGACGTCCCGGCCGAAGAGAGCCTCTGCTCGCGGCTGATGTCTTCTTCGGACGATGGGCCGGTCAATCTGCTCGTGATCGCGATCACCGAGACGCCGAGCGAGCGGCTCTCGGTCCTGGAGAACTACCTCTCGGGGCCGGTCGGCGAGACGGCCGTCGTCGACGTCCGGAACTACAACCGCGAGGTCAACTACGAGCAGTACGACGGCCCCGTCGACATCCGCACCGTCTCCAGTCCGCAGGACCTCCGCCGGATCGGTATCGTGACGAGCAAACTCCTCTCCAACTGGGAGGAGGCGCCCGGCGAGACGCGGCTGTGCTTTCACTCGCTGTCGGACCTGCTCCGCCTGAACGACGACCGCCAGCGGGTGTTTCGATTCCTCCACGTGCTTCGGGGTCGGGTCCGCGCCGCCGGCGCGCGCGCGCACTTCCACCTCGATCCCACCCGACACGACGACCCCGACGTCGGGACCTTCGAGTCGCTGTTCGATACGGTGTTGCAGTTCGACGAGGACGGCTCCGTCTCGCTGTTGTAG
- a CDS encoding UvrD-helicase domain-containing protein, with the protein MSDSDATVTRLFGGPGSGKTTALLDRVDGLLEQDDITIRDILVVSYTRAAAAEVRERLAERLDVSPRALKGNVATMHAKAYELLDLSRNDVVGESDKKEFCEDYGIEFEDEYGGAGRRTARSTTIGNKIIATSQWLQRTRRDVADWYDVPFQWNVDEVRLPPEIDPNAQEGNKYTPTWPSDDDRIDVPDVIRAWRAYKGEHGLVGFADMLERVKQRSLVPHVDYLVIDEFQDITTLQYDVYEEWKPHMERVLIAGDDDQVVYAWQGADPNLLLDAERDEDEVLPNSYRLPSRVLNVVNQEIRHIDKRQEKDLKPRKEGGVVEGIDSPSMLDLARNVRYTIEQGDDDETIMVLFRARYQLFQFIDEFLPLGMPFSALTDQRMWTDRLTQYVRGIEALDRDEPLDGLQARRLADMLQDSAFGTNDRDELFDRIDDLKEEAGVEDLTEMTVDPDVINEFAPFAPDADSAGDMLRKVTSFQRNSVEAYFDGEYRGMDPNRVRIGTIHSAKGREADHVFVATDLTEKVVEQMAASVDDEEVAGVEEFTSSTDPVPILTDNERRVFYVGMSRARERLVLLENLVSGAPTLPVSVLLHNEIRDESVEDLLEAAQEGEAPAPEPDA; encoded by the coding sequence ATGAGCGACTCGGACGCGACGGTCACCCGGCTGTTCGGTGGCCCCGGCAGCGGGAAGACGACGGCACTGCTCGATCGAGTCGACGGACTCCTAGAGCAGGACGACATCACGATTCGCGACATCCTCGTCGTCTCGTACACCCGTGCGGCGGCCGCCGAGGTGCGCGAGCGACTCGCAGAGCGGCTCGACGTGAGCCCGCGGGCGCTGAAGGGCAACGTCGCGACGATGCACGCGAAGGCCTACGAGCTGCTGGACCTCTCGCGCAACGATGTCGTCGGCGAGAGTGACAAAAAGGAGTTCTGCGAGGACTACGGCATCGAGTTCGAAGACGAGTACGGCGGCGCCGGCCGCCGGACCGCCCGGTCGACGACGATCGGCAACAAGATCATCGCGACGAGCCAGTGGCTCCAGCGGACCCGCCGAGACGTCGCCGACTGGTACGACGTCCCCTTCCAGTGGAACGTCGACGAGGTGCGGCTGCCGCCGGAGATCGACCCGAACGCCCAGGAGGGCAACAAGTACACCCCGACGTGGCCCTCCGACGACGACCGGATCGACGTGCCGGACGTGATCCGCGCGTGGCGCGCCTACAAGGGCGAACACGGCCTCGTCGGCTTCGCGGACATGCTCGAACGCGTGAAGCAGCGCTCGCTCGTCCCCCACGTCGACTACCTCGTGATCGACGAGTTCCAGGACATCACCACCCTCCAGTACGATGTCTACGAGGAGTGGAAGCCGCACATGGAGCGGGTCCTCATCGCCGGCGACGACGACCAGGTCGTCTACGCCTGGCAGGGCGCGGACCCGAACCTCCTCTTGGACGCCGAGCGCGACGAGGACGAGGTCCTTCCGAATTCGTACCGCCTCCCCTCGCGCGTCCTGAACGTCGTCAATCAGGAGATCCGCCACATCGACAAGCGCCAGGAGAAGGACCTGAAGCCCCGGAAGGAAGGCGGGGTCGTCGAGGGGATCGACTCCCCGTCGATGCTGGACCTGGCGCGGAACGTCCGCTACACCATCGAGCAGGGCGACGACGACGAGACGATTATGGTGCTGTTCCGCGCGCGCTACCAGCTGTTCCAGTTCATCGACGAGTTCCTCCCGCTGGGGATGCCCTTCTCGGCGCTCACCGACCAGCGGATGTGGACCGACCGGCTGACCCAGTACGTCCGCGGCATCGAGGCCCTCGATCGGGACGAGCCGCTGGACGGCCTCCAGGCGCGCCGGCTCGCGGACATGCTCCAGGACTCGGCGTTCGGGACGAACGACCGCGACGAGCTGTTCGACCGCATCGACGACCTGAAAGAGGAAGCGGGCGTCGAGGACCTGACCGAGATGACGGTCGACCCCGACGTCATCAACGAGTTCGCGCCCTTCGCGCCCGACGCCGACTCGGCGGGCGACATGCTCCGGAAGGTCACCTCGTTCCAGCGCAACTCCGTCGAGGCGTACTTCGACGGCGAATACAGGGGAATGGATCCGAACCGCGTCCGGATCGGGACGATCCACTCGGCGAAGGGTCGCGAGGCCGACCACGTCTTCGTCGCGACCGACCTGACAGAGAAGGTCGTCGAGCAGATGGCCGCCTCCGTCGACGACGAGGAGGTGGCGGGCGTCGAGGAGTTCACCTCCAGCACCGACCCCGTGCCGATCCTCACCGACAACGAGCGCCGGGTCTTCTACGTCGGGATGTCGCGGGCGCGCGAGCGGCTCGTCCTCCTCGAGAACCTCGTCAGCGGCGCGCCGACGCTGCCGGTGAGCGTGCTCCTCCACAACGAGATCCGCGACGAGTCCGTCGAGGACCTACTGGAGGCGGCCCAGGAGGGCGAGGCGCCGGCGCCCGAGCCGGACGCCTGA
- a CDS encoding DUF7344 domain-containing protein: MGQRSAEELAEGEVDTGLSDESDDETELQRDEIFDLMSNHRRRYAIHYCKQADGPVALSDLAEQVAAWEHDKDVAEVTSAERKTTYTSLQQTHLPRLDRAGVVDFDGSEIELSDRIERLDIYLDIVPANSVSWGMYYLGLSAFSLVVLAALWVDFLPTDGIPVLAYPAVLIAMFAVSAGYHAYVNHKYRFENLERPP, encoded by the coding sequence ATGGGACAACGCAGCGCAGAGGAGTTGGCCGAAGGGGAAGTCGATACTGGCCTCAGCGACGAGTCCGACGACGAGACTGAACTGCAGCGCGACGAGATCTTCGATCTGATGAGCAATCACCGCCGTCGGTACGCCATCCACTACTGCAAGCAGGCCGACGGCCCCGTCGCCCTCTCGGACCTCGCCGAACAGGTCGCCGCCTGGGAACACGACAAGGATGTCGCAGAGGTCACTTCCGCCGAGCGCAAGACGACCTACACCTCGCTGCAGCAGACACACCTCCCGCGGCTCGATCGTGCGGGTGTCGTCGACTTCGACGGCAGCGAGATCGAACTCAGCGACCGCATCGAGCGCCTGGATATCTACCTGGATATCGTCCCCGCGAACTCGGTGTCGTGGGGGATGTATTACCTCGGGCTGTCGGCGTTCTCGCTCGTGGTGCTCGCGGCGCTGTGGGTCGATTTCCTCCCGACCGACGGAATCCCCGTGTTAGCGTACCCCGCGGTCCTCATCGCGATGTTCGCGGTCTCTGCGGGATACCACGCCTACGTGAATCACAAGTACCGCTTCGAGAACCTCGAACGGCCGCCGTGA
- a CDS encoding response regulator, translating into MADVLIAEDIGMQATLIERYLRGVHDVVDIVTTADGAVEAVRENGADVVVMDLNLHEGTGIEATEAIKEIDRGVGVVVSTVAADADVRERALEAGADVYLVKPYNQDELLEAVESAAP; encoded by the coding sequence ATGGCAGACGTCCTGATCGCCGAAGACATCGGTATGCAAGCAACCCTCATCGAGCGGTATCTCCGCGGCGTCCACGACGTCGTCGACATCGTCACGACGGCGGACGGGGCGGTCGAGGCGGTCCGCGAGAACGGGGCCGACGTCGTCGTGATGGACCTCAATCTCCACGAGGGGACCGGCATCGAGGCCACCGAAGCGATCAAGGAGATCGATCGGGGCGTCGGCGTGGTCGTCAGCACCGTCGCCGCCGACGCGGACGTGCGCGAGCGCGCGCTTGAGGCGGGCGCCGACGTGTACCTGGTCAAGCCCTACAACCAGGACGAGCTCTTGGAGGCCGTCGAGTCCGCCGCGCCGTAG
- a CDS encoding DUF5305 domain-containing protein codes for MAFEHRAKLFVSENVRLIAGVLLVLGLLCFAGAGYVFVTPTTQTLTEQTDQQTFSTRVDESALVTQATPLYDEGERIENRSVYFTGISPELTFAMNTSVPADQQVEVHQQLSLELVGLRGDQPFYRSERSIVDTTRQVQDGRVSTTATVNVSDVSQELAVLVEEVGNAGQFQLRLQMNVTYSTDAYQGSLQSTVPFVISGNSYYVDGALSAERTESTTVTREITQPPSPVEYGALAVLGLLMVGAAAAVTRVEDRVDPEELRTRIAHDQHQEWISRGQFPTDSEKQYISILTLEDLVDVAIDTNRRVIHDPQIDAYAVIDSSEIYYYALEDVEAGEWLEI; via the coding sequence ATGGCGTTTGAACACCGAGCCAAGCTGTTCGTCAGCGAGAACGTCCGCCTCATCGCGGGAGTGCTGCTCGTTCTGGGCCTCCTCTGTTTCGCCGGCGCGGGCTACGTGTTCGTCACGCCGACGACCCAGACGCTGACAGAACAGACCGACCAGCAGACCTTCAGCACGCGCGTCGACGAGAGCGCGCTCGTGACCCAGGCGACCCCGCTGTACGACGAGGGCGAACGGATCGAGAACCGCTCTGTGTACTTCACGGGGATCTCGCCCGAACTCACCTTCGCGATGAACACGAGCGTCCCCGCCGACCAGCAGGTGGAGGTCCACCAGCAGCTGTCGCTGGAGCTCGTCGGCCTTCGGGGCGACCAGCCATTCTACCGCTCGGAGCGGTCGATCGTGGATACGACCCGGCAGGTCCAGGACGGCCGGGTCTCGACGACGGCCACGGTGAACGTCTCCGACGTCTCCCAAGAGCTCGCGGTGCTCGTCGAGGAGGTCGGCAACGCCGGGCAGTTCCAGCTCCGGCTCCAGATGAACGTCACCTACAGCACCGACGCGTACCAGGGGTCGTTGCAGTCGACGGTCCCCTTCGTCATCTCGGGGAACTCCTACTACGTCGACGGGGCGCTCTCGGCCGAGCGCACGGAGTCGACGACGGTCACCCGGGAGATCACCCAACCGCCGAGCCCCGTGGAGTACGGCGCGCTCGCGGTCCTCGGGCTCCTGATGGTCGGCGCCGCGGCCGCGGTCACGCGGGTCGAAGACCGGGTGGATCCCGAGGAGCTGCGGACGCGCATCGCCCACGACCAACACCAGGAGTGGATCTCCCGCGGGCAGTTCCCCACCGACTCCGAGAAGCAGTACATCTCGATCCTCACCCTCGAAGACCTCGTCGACGTCGCGATCGACACGAACCGCCGGGTCATCCACGACCCGCAGATCGACGCCTACGCGGTGATCGACAGCTCCGAGATCTACTACTACGCGCTGGAGGACGTCGAAGCCGGCGAGTGGCTGGAGATCTGA